A DNA window from Hymenobacter aquaticus contains the following coding sequences:
- a CDS encoding methyltransferase domain-containing protein: MPDLSRRATEEELMDDLSLASDALRQNLDELETINTWLGGYRVVLGGLRRLQPRFPPGRALRLADLGSGGGDTLRHIAAWTRRHRVPAELVGVDANAFMISYAAEKAAGFPEISFAQQDIFSAEFRRQRFDVITCSLFCHHFSSEALAVLLRQLHGQAQVGVIINDLHRQPLAYYSIKWLTRLFRGSYLVQNDAPLSVARAFTRREWQAILAAAGIERYTLRWCWAFRWQVIF; encoded by the coding sequence ATGCCCGATTTAAGCCGCCGCGCCACGGAAGAGGAGCTGATGGACGACCTATCGTTGGCCTCCGACGCCCTGCGGCAAAACCTCGACGAGCTGGAAACCATCAACACCTGGCTGGGCGGCTACCGGGTGGTACTCGGTGGCCTGCGCCGGCTGCAACCCCGCTTCCCGCCGGGCCGTGCCCTGCGCCTGGCCGACCTAGGCAGCGGCGGCGGCGACACCCTGCGTCACATTGCCGCCTGGACCCGCCGCCACCGCGTGCCGGCCGAGCTGGTGGGCGTCGACGCCAACGCTTTTATGATTTCGTACGCGGCCGAAAAAGCCGCCGGCTTTCCCGAAATCAGCTTTGCCCAGCAGGATATTTTCTCGGCCGAGTTTCGGCGGCAGCGCTTCGACGTTATTACGTGCAGCCTGTTCTGCCACCATTTTTCCAGCGAGGCGCTGGCCGTTCTGCTGCGGCAGCTGCACGGGCAGGCCCAGGTCGGGGTTATCATCAACGACTTGCACCGCCAGCCCCTGGCCTACTACAGCATCAAGTGGCTCACCCGGCTGTTTCGGGGCTCGTACCTGGTGCAGAACGACGCGCCGCTGTCGGTGGCCCGGGCCTTTACGCGGCGCGAGTGGCAGGCTATTCTGGCCGCCGCCGGCATCGAGCGGTACACGCTGCGCTGGTGCTGGGCGTTCCGCTGGCAGGTTATTTTCTAG
- a CDS encoding type III polyketide synthase: MTSYLCAIGTATPPHRIPQPQIATFMAEGLQLDAAETRKLRALYRVTGIAQRYSVLADYGRANGSFEFFPNTPDLEPFPTVGQRMTAYRQYALPLSVEAVRNCLQQQPDVTVADITHLITVSCTGMYAPGLDIELVEKLGLRTDVRRTCVNFMGCYAAFNALKLAQAFCLADPTAKVLLVCTELCTIHFQKNKEEDHLVSNALFGDGSAAALVQAQPATSGYSLSLEAFHCELEPDGRADMAWHINDFGFEMTLSSYVPKMIQKGIRQLTDGLLRKLPVKLKDIHAFAIHPGGRKILETIEQELGLTTHDNRFAYNVLRDYGNMSSATVLFVLRDLLASFTAAEAGAPVLSFAFGPGLTLEAMLLQVHLA; encoded by the coding sequence ATGACGAGCTACCTCTGTGCCATTGGCACCGCTACCCCGCCCCACCGTATTCCGCAACCCCAGATTGCCACCTTCATGGCCGAGGGCCTTCAGCTCGACGCGGCCGAAACCCGCAAGCTGCGGGCCCTGTACCGCGTCACGGGCATTGCCCAGCGCTACTCCGTGCTGGCCGACTACGGCCGGGCCAACGGCTCGTTCGAATTTTTTCCCAACACCCCCGACCTGGAACCCTTTCCCACCGTGGGGCAGCGCATGACGGCGTACCGGCAGTACGCGCTGCCGCTCTCGGTGGAGGCCGTGCGCAACTGCCTGCAGCAGCAGCCCGACGTGACGGTGGCCGACATCACCCACCTGATTACGGTGAGCTGTACGGGCATGTACGCCCCGGGCCTCGACATTGAGCTGGTTGAAAAGCTGGGGCTGCGGACGGACGTGCGCCGCACCTGCGTCAACTTTATGGGCTGCTACGCGGCCTTCAACGCCCTGAAGCTGGCCCAGGCGTTCTGCCTGGCCGACCCCACGGCTAAGGTGCTGCTGGTGTGTACCGAGCTGTGCACCATTCACTTCCAGAAAAACAAGGAGGAAGACCACCTGGTATCCAATGCCCTGTTCGGCGACGGCTCGGCGGCGGCGCTGGTGCAGGCCCAGCCGGCCACAAGCGGCTACAGTCTGAGCCTGGAAGCCTTTCACTGCGAGCTGGAGCCCGACGGCCGCGCCGACATGGCCTGGCACATCAACGACTTCGGGTTTGAAATGACCTTGTCGTCGTACGTGCCGAAAATGATTCAGAAAGGCATCCGGCAGCTTACCGACGGGCTGCTGCGCAAGCTGCCGGTTAAGCTCAAGGACATTCACGCCTTTGCCATTCATCCGGGCGGGCGGAAAATCCTGGAAACCATTGAGCAGGAGCTGGGCCTGACCACCCACGACAACCGCTTCGCCTACAACGTGCTGCGCGACTACGGCAACATGTCGTCGGCCACGGTGCTGTTTGTGCTGCGCGACCTGCTGGCCTCCTTCACCGCTGCCGAGGCCGGGGCGCCGGTGCTGAGCTTTGCCTTCGGGCCGGGCCTGACGCTGGAGGCCATGCTGCTTCAGGTGCATCTTGCCTAA
- a CDS encoding NAD(P)/FAD-dependent oxidoreductase, which produces MDVLIIGGGLGGLTAALDLRQRGYAVALVERKHYPFHKVCGEYVSNEVLPYLRRLGVDPAPLGPAAISRFTLSSPAGRTLACPLDLGGFGVSRYALDYFLCQAAEARGVAVHQGATVSEVTFDETAQRHTVQLTDGRQLTARVVLGAYGKRANLDRQLQREFFQQRSPYVGVKYHLRLDFPRDTIALHNFADGYAGLSAIEDGKYCFCYLTTRQNLKAHGTIAEMERQVLAQNPYLRAVLREAEFLYDQPEVINEISFAPKNPVESHVLMCGDAAGLITPLCGNGMAMAIHGAERAAVHIDRFLRGQVARPALETAYAHDWQQHFGPRLWVGRAVQRLFGRPLLSEVVVGGMRHWPGGVRALMRRTHGAPFGAEQPAN; this is translated from the coding sequence TTGGACGTTCTCATTATTGGCGGCGGCCTGGGCGGACTCACCGCAGCCCTCGATTTGCGGCAGCGCGGCTACGCCGTAGCCCTGGTGGAGCGCAAGCACTATCCGTTTCATAAAGTGTGCGGCGAGTACGTTTCCAACGAGGTGCTGCCCTACCTGCGCCGCCTCGGCGTCGACCCCGCCCCGCTGGGGCCGGCGGCCATTTCGCGCTTCACGCTCAGCTCGCCGGCCGGCCGCACCCTGGCCTGCCCCCTCGACCTGGGCGGCTTCGGGGTGAGCCGCTACGCGCTGGACTATTTCCTGTGCCAGGCGGCCGAAGCCCGGGGCGTGGCCGTGCACCAGGGCGCGACGGTAAGCGAGGTAACGTTCGACGAAACGGCCCAGCGGCACACGGTACAGCTCACCGACGGGCGGCAACTGACGGCCCGCGTGGTGCTGGGGGCCTACGGCAAGCGCGCCAACCTCGACCGGCAGCTGCAGCGGGAGTTTTTTCAGCAACGCTCCCCCTACGTCGGCGTCAAATACCACCTGCGCCTCGACTTCCCGCGCGACACCATTGCCCTGCACAACTTCGCCGATGGCTACGCGGGGCTGTCGGCCATTGAGGACGGTAAGTACTGCTTCTGCTACCTCACCACCCGCCAGAACCTGAAAGCCCACGGCACCATTGCGGAAATGGAGCGGCAGGTGCTGGCCCAGAACCCTTACCTGCGGGCCGTGCTGCGCGAGGCGGAGTTTCTCTACGACCAGCCCGAGGTTATCAATGAAATATCCTTCGCCCCCAAAAACCCGGTGGAAAGCCACGTGCTGATGTGCGGCGACGCGGCCGGCCTGATTACCCCGCTCTGCGGCAACGGCATGGCCATGGCCATCCACGGGGCCGAGCGGGCCGCCGTCCACATCGACCGGTTTTTGCGCGGGCAGGTGGCGCGCCCGGCCCTGGAAACGGCCTACGCCCACGACTGGCAGCAGCACTTCGGGCCCCGCCTGTGGGTGGGCCGGGCCGTGCAGCGCTTGTTTGGCCGGCCCCTGCTGAGCGAAGTGGTGGTGGGCGGCATGCGGCACTGGCCGGGTGGCGTGCGGGCCCTGATGCGGCGCACCCACGGCGCGCCCTTTGGGGCCGAACAGCCCGCCAATTAG
- a CDS encoding T9SS type A sorting domain-containing protein, producing MMQRLRFFFLLLVLGFGFVRSTLPTAAAQATVRPTVPGRVADEKSFLVYPNPSSGIVHIAINGFEGRRLELRILNVIGTVIYREAITELNGPKTLDLSKFASGLYYVKLEGENASEMRKLVIR from the coding sequence ATGATGCAACGCTTACGCTTTTTCTTTCTACTACTCGTGCTCGGCTTCGGTTTCGTCCGCAGCACCTTGCCCACGGCAGCTGCCCAGGCCACCGTGCGCCCCACGGTTCCGGGGCGCGTTGCCGACGAGAAATCGTTTCTGGTGTACCCCAACCCCAGTAGCGGTATAGTCCATATTGCCATCAACGGGTTTGAGGGCCGTCGCCTGGAGCTGCGGATTCTCAACGTTATTGGCACCGTTATATACCGCGAAGCCATTACGGAGCTGAACGGCCCCAAAACCCTGGATTTGAGCAAGTTTGCCAGCGGCCTGTATTACGTAAAGCTGGAAGGTGAAAACGCCAGCGAAATGCGCAAGCTCGTAATCCGCTAG
- a CDS encoding flavin-containing monooxygenase encodes MPAPTIVSLDAVVIGAGQAGLAAAYYLQQRGLRFVVLDEHPAVGHVWATRYDSLRLFSPAWASALPGYAWPGRQRRYPTKDEAADYLRRYAAHFRFPLALGQRVVQVAPAAAPEQGYTISTAQGQHYRARYVLVCTGAYNAPRRPAFAPELHAEVVQLHSSAYRRAGQLPGFGPVAVVGSGNSALQIAADLAATGRPVYAAYHEQTPTLPNNTAMWVFLTATGMLRIPTHSVLGRRLRERPEAVVSGDLARLRTFANVHFIGRAEGVEAGTRLRGQQATTPALEAVVWATGYGPAFDWIRVPVFDAHGRPVHQRGLTAAPGLAFLGLPWLGTRSSALMGGVGADARHVVEVLLKKT; translated from the coding sequence ATGCCTGCACCAACCATTGTTTCCCTTGATGCCGTTGTAATTGGTGCTGGTCAGGCCGGGCTGGCCGCGGCTTATTATCTGCAGCAGCGCGGCCTGCGGTTTGTCGTTCTCGACGAGCACCCGGCCGTGGGCCACGTGTGGGCCACGCGCTACGATAGTCTGCGCCTGTTTTCGCCGGCCTGGGCCAGTGCCCTGCCCGGCTACGCGTGGCCGGGCCGGCAGCGGCGCTACCCCACCAAGGACGAAGCCGCCGACTACCTGCGGCGCTACGCCGCGCACTTCCGCTTTCCGCTCGCGCTGGGTCAGCGCGTGGTGCAGGTGGCGCCGGCCGCCGCTCCCGAGCAGGGCTACACCATCAGCACGGCCCAGGGCCAGCACTACCGGGCGCGCTACGTGCTGGTGTGCACCGGGGCCTACAACGCGCCCCGCCGGCCCGCTTTTGCCCCCGAGCTGCACGCTGAAGTGGTTCAGCTCCACAGCAGCGCCTACCGCCGCGCCGGTCAACTGCCGGGCTTCGGCCCCGTGGCCGTGGTGGGCAGCGGCAATTCAGCCCTGCAGATTGCCGCCGACCTGGCCGCCACCGGCCGGCCCGTGTACGCGGCCTACCACGAGCAGACGCCGACGTTGCCCAACAACACGGCCATGTGGGTTTTTCTCACGGCAACGGGCATGCTGCGGATACCCACTCACTCGGTCCTGGGCCGGCGGCTGCGGGAGCGGCCCGAGGCCGTGGTCAGCGGCGACCTGGCCCGGCTGCGCACGTTTGCCAACGTGCACTTTATCGGCCGGGCCGAGGGCGTGGAAGCCGGCACCCGGCTGCGCGGGCAGCAGGCTACCACGCCCGCCCTAGAGGCCGTGGTGTGGGCCACCGGCTACGGCCCCGCCTTCGACTGGATTCGGGTGCCGGTATTTGATGCGCACGGCCGGCCCGTGCATCAGCGGGGCCTGACGGCCGCGCCGGGCCTGGCTTTTCTGGGGCTGCCGTGGCTGGGCACCCGCAGCTCGGCCCTGATGGGGGGTGTAGGCGCCGATGCCCGCCATGTTGTGGAGGTTTTATTAAAAAAGACATAA